The Gemmatimonadaceae bacterium DNA segment GGTCTTCTTCGATACGAACGTCCTCGTCAGCGCGCTCGTCGCCCGCGGCCTCTGCGCCGACCTGATGCGCGTGGTACTTGCCGAGCACGAGCTCGTCACCGGCGAGGTGAACCTGAAGGAGCTGCGGCGGGTTCTCCGCGATCGCTTCAAAGCGTCTGACGCACAGGTCGCGCTGGCCGAGGACCTGCTGCGTGACCAGGTGGTGGTGCCCAATCCTGCTCAGCTCTCCGCAATCACGGTGCGGGGCGTCGGTGATCCTCGGCAGGAATCCGTCACCCCTCGCCAGGCTTGGGATTTGCTGCGAAGCCGCGCATAGCGGTCCCGCCCCCCGGCGCATCACGAGGGAACGGATGGCGGGGATTCGGTGTCGCGGTTATAACGGGTAGCGTTATAACTGCGTCCGTGATATACTCCTTTGCGGACGCCGGCACGGAGGACGTCTTTAACGGCCGGGACACCCGCGCGGCGCGGCGAACTTGCCCGCCGCGCCTGTGGGCCGTTGCGCGACGAAAGCTGGACCAGCTTCGACGTGTCAGGCGGATCGAGGAGTTGCGGCACCCGCCAGGCAACCGACTGGAACCGCTTCAGGGCGACCGGTTTGGCCAGTACAGCATTCGGATCAACCGCCAGTATCGAATCTGCTTCCGCTGGGAGGATGGAAATGCCGCGCACGTCGAGATCACAGACTACCACTAGGCGCCGCTTGGCTGCGGATGCGCTCGTGAGCCGGCGGCTTCCGACGCACCGGCCGCCGACGCATCCCGGTGAGATGCTGGAGATGGAGTTTCTGAAGCCGCTTCGCATCTCACAGTCTGCGTTCGCCGCGCGACTTGGCGTTTCCTTCGTGCGCCTACACGAGATTGTCCGAGGAAAGCGCGGCATCTCGGCCGACACTGCACTTCGGTTGGCACAGGTGCTGGGAATGTCGGCGGATTTCTGGCTGGATCTTCAGGCCGACTGGGATCTCTGGCACGCGATACGCACCCCCCAAGGGCGCAAGATTCGAAAGCTGGAGCCACTGGCGTACTCCCAGTCGAGTTGACGAGATAGCGGTCCCGCCCCCCCGCGCGTAACCTTCGCAGACCCTCCACTCCCTCGGAGAACCTGCGACGTGCGTCCCACCCGCTCCCTCGCCCGCCCCCTGGCCGCCGCCCTGCTGGCCGGCCTCCTCGCCGCCCCGCTCGCCCTCGACGCCCAAGGCGCGAGCGGCAGCACCACCGCCCAGCACAACGTCCGCAGCCGCACGCTGGCCATCCGCAACGCGACCATCGTGGACGGCAACGGCACACCGGCTCGTGGCCCGGCGGATATCCTCATCGTCGGCGATACGATCGCGCAGATCGTCTGGCTCGATGCCGTCGCGCTGAGTAGCGGCAATGTGCGCCGCGTGCAGGCGGACGCGGAGATCGACGCCACGGGCAAGTTCGTGCTGCCGGGCCTGATCAATGCGCACGCACACCTGCAGCGCGGCCGCGGCGGATATCCGCAACCATACGAGTACACGCTGAAGATCTGGCTGGC contains these protein-coding regions:
- a CDS encoding PIN domain-containing protein translates to MKVFFDTNVLVSALVARGLCADLMRVVLAEHELVTGEVNLKELRRVLRDRFKASDAQVALAEDLLRDQVVVPNPAQLSAITVRGVGDPRQESVTPRQAWDLLRSRA
- a CDS encoding type II toxin-antitoxin system RelE/ParE family toxin, which encodes MYSFADAGTEDVFNGRDTRAARRTCPPRLWAVARRKLDQLRRVRRIEELRHPPGNRLEPLQGDRFGQYSIRINRQYRICFRWEDGNAAHVEITDYH
- a CDS encoding HigA family addiction module antidote protein; the protein is MEFLKPLRISQSAFAARLGVSFVRLHEIVRGKRGISADTALRLAQVLGMSADFWLDLQADWDLWHAIRTPQGRKIRKLEPLAYSQSS